One window of Pedobacter faecalis genomic DNA carries:
- a CDS encoding basic secretory protein-like protein — MIRNFLISAIFLGAALSAVAQNTRQETNNPNRQRRGMRGYQVTIVNSTKDKLDTARLRAAFNAVYPDFARADGYRTVREATMEVSDKFNGTISAKAGEIVINSKWLKKNDKNLEKALMHQFSKNWFSADTIKKDGYQLVFISKAPEFDPVVKQNLIDTYFKVYPTLVNTFNPKSTREVLFVVDTAYKAVAEASGNRILFSYNYMKRNPTDIDVVTHETMHIVQGYGYGSGPGWLTEGIADYVRYKYGVDNIGSKWALPEFNEKQSYTNAYRVTARFFEWLEQKVKPGLIATLDDQLRKHTYKESSWKELTGKTVDELWQDYAKAPELKLTYSGK; from the coding sequence ATGATTAGAAACTTTTTGATTTCGGCCATTTTTTTAGGCGCAGCTTTGTCTGCTGTTGCGCAGAATACACGTCAGGAAACAAACAATCCTAACCGCCAGAGAAGAGGGATGCGGGGTTATCAGGTTACCATTGTGAACAGCACGAAAGACAAGCTTGATACGGCCAGATTGAGGGCTGCATTTAACGCGGTATATCCAGACTTTGCCCGGGCCGACGGCTATCGGACGGTCCGAGAAGCAACCATGGAGGTGTCGGACAAGTTCAATGGCACCATAAGCGCAAAAGCAGGCGAGATTGTTATCAACAGCAAATGGCTGAAAAAGAACGATAAAAACCTCGAGAAAGCCCTGATGCATCAGTTTTCGAAAAACTGGTTTTCGGCAGATACCATCAAAAAGGACGGCTACCAACTGGTATTTATCAGCAAGGCACCAGAATTTGATCCGGTTGTTAAGCAAAATCTGATAGACACTTATTTTAAAGTATACCCCACGCTGGTTAACACGTTTAACCCCAAATCGACCCGCGAGGTTCTCTTCGTGGTTGACACCGCTTATAAAGCAGTAGCAGAGGCAAGCGGCAACCGTATCCTGTTCAGCTATAATTACATGAAGCGTAATCCGACAGATATTGACGTGGTTACACATGAAACGATGCATATTGTGCAAGGCTACGGATACGGCTCGGGACCAGGCTGGCTTACGGAAGGGATTGCCGACTACGTGCGCTACAAATACGGTGTGGACAACATCGGATCTAAGTGGGCGCTACCTGAATTTAATGAGAAGCAAAGCTATACCAATGCTTACCGGGTAACTGCCCGTTTCTTTGAGTGGCTTGAGCAGAAAGTTAAACCCGGACTTATCGCCACACTTGATGACCAGTTGAGGAAACACACGTACAAGGAAAGCTCATGGAAAGAGCTGACTGGCAAAACCGTCGATGAACTTTGGCAGGACTATGCGAAGGCACCGGAACTAAAACTCACTTACAGCGGCAAGTAA
- a CDS encoding FGGY-family carbohydrate kinase yields the protein MGAQNRIPVIAVFDVGKTNKKLFLFDEQYQVVFERTARFTETVDEDGDPCENLESLRLSVFDSLREVFRNGKFELKAINFAAYGASLVYIDAHGNPVAPLYNYLKPYPEALKARFYQQFGGEEDFSMRTASPVLGSLNSGMQLYRLKYEQPDVFARVRYALHLPQYMSYLISGQPCSDLTSLGCHTNLWDFERHDYHEWLRIEGLEEKLAPILSASEVLPVAFPGSGYVVGTGLHDSSAALVPYLVSFHEPFLLLSTGTWCISLNPFNSRPLQADELKSDCLCYLQYQGTPVKASRLFLGYEHEQEVKRIAEHFGADAIKYRSMRYDPFLIEELDQLSPDRRDPIAQPDDVRAYHILMLNLVDKQRNATNLVLKDTDVRRIVVDGGFSKNAIFMNLLARAFPKTEVYAAHMPQGTAVGAALAIHQAWNSRLVPNDLIQLKYYAAANYLPL from the coding sequence ATGGGGGCACAAAATAGGATTCCTGTAATTGCCGTGTTCGATGTGGGCAAGACGAACAAGAAGCTTTTTCTGTTCGACGAGCAGTACCAGGTTGTTTTTGAGCGTACCGCCCGTTTTACGGAAACCGTAGACGAGGACGGCGATCCGTGTGAGAACCTCGAAAGCTTGCGCCTCTCTGTTTTTGACTCACTGAGAGAGGTTTTTCGCAACGGGAAGTTTGAGTTGAAAGCCATTAATTTTGCGGCCTATGGCGCAAGCCTGGTTTATATCGACGCGCATGGCAACCCGGTAGCACCGCTTTACAATTACCTGAAGCCTTACCCGGAAGCACTCAAAGCACGCTTTTATCAGCAATTTGGTGGGGAAGAGGATTTTTCTATGCGGACTGCCTCGCCGGTACTTGGAAGTCTGAATTCCGGAATGCAGTTGTACCGGCTCAAGTATGAGCAGCCCGATGTCTTCGCTCGCGTTCGCTACGCCTTGCATTTACCTCAGTACATGAGTTATTTGATCAGCGGACAACCCTGTTCAGATCTTACGAGTCTGGGTTGCCATACCAATTTGTGGGACTTTGAGCGTCATGACTATCACGAATGGCTGAGGATTGAGGGATTGGAGGAGAAACTGGCACCTATTCTCAGTGCAAGCGAGGTATTGCCTGTGGCCTTTCCTGGTAGTGGTTACGTTGTTGGGACCGGCCTGCACGACAGTTCGGCCGCCTTGGTGCCCTACCTGGTTAGTTTTCATGAGCCTTTTCTTCTTCTTTCCACCGGAACCTGGTGTATTAGTCTCAATCCTTTTAACTCACGGCCACTCCAAGCCGATGAATTAAAAAGTGATTGCTTATGTTATTTACAATATCAAGGCACACCCGTAAAGGCATCGAGGTTGTTTCTGGGCTATGAGCACGAGCAAGAGGTTAAACGTATTGCGGAGCATTTTGGTGCAGATGCGATTAAATATCGGAGTATGAGGTATGATCCTTTTTTAATAGAGGAACTGGATCAATTGTCTCCCGACAGGCGAGACCCGATAGCGCAGCCCGATGATGTGCGGGCTTATCATATCCTTATGCTCAACCTGGTAGACAAACAACGAAATGCGACAAATCTTGTTTTGAAGGATACTGACGTCCGACGAATTGTTGTGGACGGCGGATTTAGTAAAAACGCCATTTTTATGAACCTTTTGGCAAGAGCATTTCCTAAAACGGAGGTATATGCCGCGCATATGCCGCAAGGAACGGCTGTAGGCGCGGCTTTGGCTATCCATCAGGCATGGAACAGTCGGCTTGTGCCAAATGATCTTATTCAGCTGAAATATTATGCAGCGGCAAATTACTTGCCGCTGTAA
- a CDS encoding TIM barrel protein codes for MKLENHHIDAVNAPLLDAHYRRLDHCLSEIPGATEIIGRLMEFQIAIPSWALGTGGTRFGRFSSGGEPRNLEEKISDVGLLHRLNGSSGAISLHIPWDQVKASEAESVRQLAASHGLRFDAMNSNTFQDQSGQPLSYKFGSLQHVDPQVRRQAIAHNIEVIRQGEALGSKALTVWLADGSSFPGQLNFRRAFQNTLESLQEIYAALPADWKLFVEYKAFEPNFYSTTVGDWGQSLLYASKLGPQAYTLVDLGHHLPNANIEQIVSLLLMEGKLGGFHFNDSKYGDDDLTAGSIKPYQLFLIFNELVEGMDSRGMDHAKDLGWMIDASHNVKDPLEDLLQSVEAIMLAYAQALVIDREALKKAQEANDAALAQEILQHAFRSDLRPLVAEARLRNGAALAPLEAFRSLGLRTELIKTRGENTVATGL; via the coding sequence ATGAAACTTGAAAATCATCATATCGATGCGGTAAATGCCCCGCTGCTGGATGCGCATTACCGCCGGCTAGACCATTGCTTGAGCGAAATTCCGGGGGCTACCGAAATTATTGGCCGCCTGATGGAATTCCAGATCGCTATTCCCAGCTGGGCGTTAGGCACGGGGGGCACACGGTTCGGAAGGTTTTCCTCTGGCGGAGAGCCGAGAAACCTGGAAGAGAAAATCTCTGATGTTGGTTTGCTGCATCGCCTGAACGGCTCGAGCGGCGCGATCTCGTTGCACATACCCTGGGATCAGGTCAAGGCCAGCGAAGCGGAATCCGTCAGACAACTGGCTGCATCGCATGGTCTTCGCTTTGATGCCATGAATTCCAATACTTTTCAGGATCAGTCAGGCCAGCCGCTTAGTTACAAGTTCGGATCGCTGCAGCATGTAGATCCGCAAGTGCGGAGGCAAGCCATTGCACATAATATCGAGGTGATCCGGCAAGGCGAGGCCTTAGGCTCGAAGGCATTAACGGTTTGGCTGGCCGACGGATCTTCTTTTCCGGGTCAGCTTAACTTCCGCAGGGCTTTTCAAAATACGCTTGAATCACTGCAGGAGATCTATGCAGCTTTGCCGGCCGACTGGAAACTTTTTGTGGAATATAAAGCGTTTGAACCTAACTTTTATTCTACGACGGTGGGCGACTGGGGCCAGTCTTTACTTTACGCCTCTAAATTGGGCCCGCAGGCCTATACACTCGTAGACCTTGGTCACCATTTGCCAAACGCGAATATTGAACAGATCGTTTCGCTCCTGCTCATGGAGGGTAAACTTGGGGGCTTCCATTTCAATGATTCAAAATATGGCGACGACGATCTGACTGCCGGAAGCATTAAGCCGTACCAGCTGTTTCTCATATTTAACGAACTTGTTGAAGGAATGGACAGTCGCGGTATGGATCATGCCAAAGATCTCGGATGGATGATCGATGCTTCACATAATGTAAAAGACCCTCTTGAAGATCTTTTGCAATCGGTAGAGGCAATCATGCTGGCCTATGCACAGGCATTGGTCATTGATCGTGAGGCTTTGAAGAAGGCACAGGAAGCAAATGATGCAGCGCTTGCCCAGGAAATATTGCAACATGCTTTCCGGAGCGACCTTCGGCCACTGGTGGCAGAGGCTCGGCTTAGGAATGGTGCCGCCTTAGCTCCTCTTGAAGCTTTCAGGAGCCTTGGGTTACGTACTGAGCTTATTAAAACCAGGGGTGAAAACACTGTAGCAACCGGGTTGTAG
- a CDS encoding bifunctional aldolase/short-chain dehydrogenase, translated as MTIRNTDFKHVSYLWDDEKAAELAGDEVALLIYRSNLLGADLRLTNYGGGNTSCKAMAEDPLTGEMKEVMWVKGSGGDLGTLKRSGLAALYVDRLRNLERRYRGLAHEDEMVALFNHCIYDLESKAPSIDTPLHGFLPFKHIDHLHPDAAIAIAASKDGERITQELFGGTIGWVPWQKPGFELGLMLRRCLEENPGIRGIMLGSHGLFTWGETAYESYLNTLEVIEKCADYLEQHYKGAGQAFGGQRLESLEADARRKQAASIAPVLRGFCSSDRHMVGHFTDDPRVLEFINSNDLSRLAPMGTSCPDHFLRTKISPLVLTLQPSEDLSNVQVLREKLQPEFEAYRAMYAAYYESCKHDDSPPIRDPNPVIILYPGVGMFSFSKDKQTARVAAEFYINAINVMKGAEAISEYTSLPRQEAFNIEYWLLEEAKLQRMPKPKPLTGKIALVTGSAGGIGKAIARKFAEEGAVVLLNDMNQERLSAAAAEFEQSYGKDAFATAVLDVTDSSQVSEAFDIAACAFGGVDIVVNNAGLSISKTIGDHTEGDWDLLYDVLVKGQFLVTQAAVAVMQKQGLGGDILNIVSKNALVSGPNNAGYGSAKAAQLHLSRLNAAELGAEGVRVNVVNPDAVISDSNIWAGGWAEGRAKAYGVSVDELPAYYAKRTLLNEVILPDDIANACFAFVGGLLGKSTGNMLNVDGGVAAAFVR; from the coding sequence ATGACTATCAGAAATACTGATTTTAAGCATGTGAGCTATTTGTGGGATGATGAGAAGGCTGCCGAGTTGGCTGGCGATGAGGTTGCCCTCCTGATTTACCGGTCTAACCTGCTCGGAGCCGATCTGCGGTTGACCAACTATGGCGGTGGCAACACGTCCTGTAAGGCCATGGCTGAGGATCCGCTGACAGGGGAGATGAAAGAGGTGATGTGGGTGAAGGGATCGGGCGGCGACCTGGGTACGCTGAAGCGTAGTGGACTGGCCGCTTTGTATGTAGACCGCCTGAGGAACCTGGAACGCAGGTATCGCGGACTGGCGCACGAGGATGAAATGGTGGCGCTGTTCAATCACTGTATTTACGATCTGGAGTCGAAAGCACCTTCTATAGATACGCCTCTGCATGGCTTTCTGCCTTTTAAACATATTGACCATTTGCACCCCGATGCAGCCATCGCCATTGCAGCCTCAAAAGATGGTGAGCGCATCACGCAGGAGCTCTTTGGCGGTACAATTGGCTGGGTGCCATGGCAAAAGCCTGGTTTTGAGCTGGGCCTGATGCTTCGTCGCTGTCTGGAAGAAAATCCGGGAATACGCGGCATCATGTTAGGGTCGCACGGCTTGTTCACCTGGGGCGAAACAGCCTATGAAAGTTATTTGAATACACTTGAGGTGATCGAGAAATGTGCCGATTACCTGGAGCAGCATTATAAGGGCGCCGGACAGGCCTTCGGCGGGCAGCGGCTGGAGAGTCTGGAAGCAGATGCTCGCAGAAAGCAAGCGGCCAGCATCGCACCAGTGCTTCGGGGGTTCTGTTCGAGCGATCGCCATATGGTAGGCCATTTTACGGACGACCCTCGGGTGCTGGAGTTTATTAACTCAAATGATCTCAGTCGTCTTGCGCCCATGGGTACCAGTTGCCCCGACCACTTTCTGCGTACCAAGATCAGTCCGCTTGTCCTGACGCTGCAACCCTCAGAGGATTTGAGCAATGTGCAGGTATTGAGGGAGAAATTGCAACCGGAATTTGAGGCCTACAGAGCAATGTATGCGGCATACTATGAGTCGTGCAAACACGATGATAGTCCCCCGATCCGCGATCCTAACCCCGTTATCATTTTATACCCCGGCGTCGGCATGTTCTCTTTTTCTAAGGACAAACAGACGGCCCGCGTTGCTGCCGAGTTTTACATCAACGCCATAAATGTTATGAAAGGCGCAGAGGCCATCTCTGAATACACTTCTTTACCGAGACAGGAGGCATTCAATATAGAGTACTGGTTGCTGGAAGAGGCTAAATTACAAAGGATGCCAAAGCCTAAGCCGCTGACAGGAAAGATTGCGTTGGTGACCGGCAGTGCGGGGGGTATAGGTAAGGCGATTGCCCGCAAGTTTGCAGAAGAAGGAGCTGTAGTGTTGCTGAACGACATGAACCAGGAACGTTTGTCGGCCGCAGCAGCTGAATTTGAGCAATCGTATGGCAAAGACGCCTTTGCTACTGCTGTGCTCGACGTTACCGACAGCTCGCAGGTTTCGGAGGCATTCGATATTGCTGCATGTGCGTTTGGCGGAGTAGACATTGTGGTAAACAATGCAGGTCTTTCCATTTCCAAGACGATTGGCGACCATACTGAAGGCGATTGGGATCTTTTGTATGATGTGCTTGTGAAAGGTCAGTTTTTGGTTACCCAGGCTGCGGTAGCGGTGATGCAAAAGCAGGGCTTGGGCGGCGACATCTTAAATATTGTGAGCAAAAATGCTTTGGTAAGCGGACCTAACAACGCCGGATACGGCAGTGCGAAGGCCGCACAACTGCATCTGAGCAGACTAAACGCTGCGGAATTGGGTGCTGAGGGTGTCCGTGTTAATGTGGTGAACCCGGATGCCGTGATAAGCGATAGCAATATTTGGGCTGGAGGCTGGGCCGAAGGGAGAGCCAAGGCCTATGGAGTTTCAGTCGATGAGTTGCCAGCTTACTATGCAAAACGTACCTTGCTGAATGAGGTTATCCTTCCGGACGATATTGCGAACGCTTGTTTTGCTTTCGTCGGTGGTTTGCTTGGTAAGTCGACCGGAAATATGTTGAACGTAGACGGCGGGGTAGCTGCTGCGTTCGTCCGTTAA
- the rhaT gene encoding L-rhamnose/proton symporter RhaT: MQVILGVIFHFIGGFASGSFYIPYKKVKGWAWESYWIVGGLFSWLIVPPIAAYLTIPGFAAIIAGTDTSVLLLTYIFGALWGIGGLTYGLGVRYLGVSLGSSIILGLCSVFGALIPSVYYNFNPSPGKDSLNDMLSSQWGNMVLLGLLVCVIGIVICGRAGGMKERDLVAGGKADPSNNEYKIGLGLTVSIISGILSACFAFGIDAGKDMANQANEAWKAVNPGRGEFLFQNNVSYIVILWGGLTTNLIWCMILNARNKTFGDYTNRKAPLLANYLFSALAGTTWFLQFFFYGMGESKLGNGASSWILHMAFIILIANGWGLILREWKGVTRRTYATVAAGIAIIILSVLIVGYGNSIK; the protein is encoded by the coding sequence ATGCAGGTAATTCTCGGAGTAATTTTTCATTTTATCGGCGGATTCGCTTCCGGCAGTTTTTACATTCCGTATAAAAAGGTAAAGGGCTGGGCCTGGGAAAGCTACTGGATTGTGGGTGGCCTGTTTTCATGGCTCATCGTTCCACCCATAGCTGCTTACCTGACGATTCCCGGTTTCGCTGCGATCATCGCAGGAACGGATACGAGCGTATTGCTGCTCACCTATATTTTTGGTGCGCTATGGGGCATTGGTGGACTTACCTATGGATTGGGTGTGCGTTATCTCGGGGTCTCGCTTGGAAGTTCAATTATTCTGGGGCTTTGTTCAGTCTTCGGCGCCCTTATTCCCTCTGTATATTATAATTTTAATCCGTCCCCGGGGAAGGACAGTTTAAACGATATGTTATCATCGCAGTGGGGGAACATGGTGCTTTTGGGGCTGCTTGTGTGTGTCATCGGGATCGTGATCTGCGGTAGAGCCGGGGGGATGAAAGAGCGCGATCTTGTGGCTGGTGGTAAGGCCGATCCGTCGAACAACGAATATAAAATCGGTCTGGGCTTAACTGTATCTATCATCTCAGGTATCCTGAGTGCGTGTTTTGCATTCGGGATCGACGCTGGCAAAGATATGGCCAATCAGGCGAACGAAGCCTGGAAGGCGGTAAACCCGGGTCGTGGAGAGTTTCTTTTCCAGAACAATGTGAGTTACATCGTGATCCTTTGGGGCGGACTTACAACGAACCTGATCTGGTGCATGATACTAAATGCCCGGAACAAGACTTTTGGAGATTATACGAACCGCAAAGCCCCTTTACTGGCCAATTACTTGTTTTCAGCGCTCGCGGGAACAACATGGTTTCTGCAGTTCTTCTTCTATGGAATGGGCGAGAGTAAATTGGGTAACGGGGCAAGTTCGTGGATTTTGCATATGGCCTTCATCATTCTGATTGCAAATGGATGGGGACTGATACTGCGGGAGTGGAAAGGTGTGACCCGGCGTACGTATGCAACTGTGGCAGCAGGCATTGCGATTATTATTCTTTCAGTACTCATTGTGGGGTACGGAAATTCTATCAAGTGA
- a CDS encoding GntR family transcriptional regulator, whose product MKLPDFFDFITIDEYSATPKYLQLSNAVIKAIEQGKLQKDGMLPSINELSYVLEISRDTAEKGYRYLKKLGVIGSVPGKGYYVARSDVKRKLKVFLLFNKLSAHKKIVYDAFVAALGQDVSVDFYIYNNDFTLFKRFLANQKDEYSHYVIIPHFIEGEAQARDIINAIPKEKLILLDKKLAGITGDFAAVYENFEHDIYNALEEAREHLSKYHTLKIIFPKRSYFPREILDGFQRFCLQYAFSHRVVSNIAEETLASGEAFITLMEDDLVTLLEKAMGMHMEVGKEIGVISYNETPLKKIILNGITTISTDFRFMGTAAAQLILDNVRSHIEVPFYYIHRASV is encoded by the coding sequence ATGAAGTTGCCTGACTTTTTTGATTTTATTACGATCGACGAGTATTCGGCGACACCGAAGTACCTGCAGTTGAGCAATGCGGTGATCAAAGCCATAGAACAGGGAAAGCTGCAAAAGGACGGGATGCTGCCTTCTATCAATGAGCTGAGTTATGTTCTGGAAATCTCCCGCGATACTGCCGAAAAAGGTTACCGGTACCTGAAGAAACTTGGTGTGATAGGCTCCGTGCCGGGTAAAGGTTACTACGTGGCCCGGTCAGATGTAAAGCGCAAACTAAAAGTGTTCCTGTTGTTTAACAAACTAAGTGCGCATAAGAAAATTGTATACGATGCTTTTGTTGCTGCGTTAGGGCAGGATGTGTCGGTCGACTTCTATATATACAACAATGATTTTACGCTTTTTAAGCGTTTCCTGGCTAACCAGAAAGACGAGTATTCGCACTATGTCATTATCCCGCATTTCATAGAAGGGGAGGCGCAGGCCCGGGATATCATCAACGCGATCCCGAAGGAGAAATTGATTCTGCTGGATAAGAAGCTGGCGGGTATTACGGGCGACTTCGCTGCGGTATATGAGAATTTTGAACATGATATTTATAATGCCCTGGAGGAGGCCCGGGAGCATTTGAGTAAGTACCACACGCTTAAAATCATTTTTCCGAAGCGGAGTTATTTTCCAAGAGAGATACTGGACGGTTTTCAGCGATTTTGTTTACAATACGCATTTTCGCATCGGGTAGTGAGCAATATTGCAGAAGAAACCCTGGCCAGTGGTGAGGCTTTTATTACGCTTATGGAAGATGATCTGGTTACGCTGCTCGAAAAAGCCATGGGCATGCATATGGAGGTAGGAAAAGAGATCGGTGTGATTTCCTATAACGAGACGCCCCTTAAAAAGATCATTTTAAACGGTATTACAACGATCTCCACTGATTTCCGCTTTATGGGTACAGCAGCGGCACAGCTTATACTTGACAATGTGCGAAGTCATATTGAGGTGCCTTTCTATTACATCCACCGGGCGTCGGTATAG
- a CDS encoding glycoside hydrolase family 78 protein → MSYIFRSLLACIFIFHFVTALGAVAQPGRPAQLQTEHLVRPLGIDVTNPRFSWVMVDGRTGARQTAYRIIVGKDSADLKLKKNVVWDSGKIGADNSLVTYKGTPLEAFTKYFWLVEVWDKDGRSASAGSSFEMGMMKGGNWKGSWISDSQNRETKPAPYFRKVFAAEKKIRSARAYIACGGLYELYLNGRKVGNHRMDPTYTRYDRRTLYVTYDVTGHLQNGKNAIGVLLGNGWYNHQSTAVWDFHNAPWRNRPTFCMDLRITYADGSVETLGSDRDWKTSLSPVIFNSIYTAEHYDARLEQFGWNVVNFDDSKWKGSIPRSAPSANVVAQALHPIRNVDTLPAVHMNKINDTAYVFDIGRNISGVSKITVTGEAGTVVRLKHAERLYKNGRVDMSNIDQHYRPTDDTDPFQTDIFILSGRGEESFMPRFNYKGFQYVEVTASKPVKLKQSDITGYFMHSDVPVTGHIKSSNPTVDKIWFATNSSYLSNLFGYPTDCPQREKNGWTGDAHIAVETGLFNFDGITIYEKWMADHRDEQQPNGVLPSIIPTDGWGYEWGNGPDWTSTMVLIPWNIYQYYGDDRILRANYNNMRRYVDHITDIAPSGLTTWGLGDWVPVSTKPPVEFTSSVYYFVDVTIMAKTARLLNNTADANRYAALANKIKAAFNKKYLNESTAIYGAGLQTELSMPLYWGLVPENLKAQVAANLAKKVSESNNHIDVGLLGTKAILNALSENGYADLAYTVASQETYPSWGWWIVNGATTLYENWRIDAKNDISLNHIMFGEIGAWLYKALGGLKPDEQRPGFKNVMLRPNFVSGLNEFEARHTGPYGEIVSSWKRSGSSVFYDVVVPANSTATVHFPADKKAYRNGTAVSSTLNIVAGKHRFEIK, encoded by the coding sequence ATGAGCTATATTTTCAGATCCCTGCTGGCATGTATTTTTATTTTTCACTTCGTAACGGCACTCGGGGCGGTTGCCCAGCCTGGCAGGCCGGCCCAACTGCAAACTGAGCACTTGGTGAGACCTTTGGGAATTGACGTGACCAATCCAAGGTTTTCATGGGTGATGGTTGACGGCCGGACAGGTGCGCGGCAGACTGCTTACCGTATCATCGTCGGGAAAGATTCTGCGGATTTAAAACTTAAAAAAAATGTGGTTTGGGATTCAGGAAAAATCGGTGCCGATAATAGTCTGGTAACGTACAAAGGTACTCCGCTTGAGGCCTTTACGAAATATTTTTGGCTGGTTGAAGTATGGGATAAGGATGGCAGGTCTGCCTCGGCAGGATCGAGTTTTGAAATGGGCATGATGAAGGGCGGCAACTGGAAAGGGAGCTGGATCAGCGACAGCCAGAACCGTGAGACAAAACCAGCGCCTTATTTCCGCAAGGTTTTCGCGGCAGAAAAGAAAATCAGGTCTGCCAGGGCATACATCGCTTGCGGCGGGCTCTACGAGTTATACTTAAACGGCCGGAAAGTAGGCAATCATAGGATGGACCCGACCTATACGCGGTACGACAGGCGTACCCTGTACGTTACTTACGACGTGACTGGTCATCTGCAAAACGGAAAGAACGCCATAGGCGTGTTATTGGGTAATGGATGGTATAATCATCAGTCGACCGCCGTATGGGATTTTCATAATGCGCCGTGGCGAAACAGGCCAACGTTCTGTATGGACCTGCGTATCACTTATGCCGATGGCTCTGTGGAAACCCTGGGTTCCGACCGAGATTGGAAAACCTCTTTAAGTCCGGTTATTTTTAATAGCATATACACTGCTGAGCATTATGACGCTCGATTGGAGCAGTTTGGATGGAATGTGGTGAACTTCGATGATTCAAAATGGAAAGGCTCCATTCCGAGAAGCGCACCTTCTGCCAACGTGGTTGCGCAGGCTTTGCATCCTATAAGAAATGTGGATACCCTGCCGGCGGTGCATATGAACAAGATCAATGACACGGCATACGTATTTGATATCGGTAGAAATATCTCTGGGGTAAGCAAGATTACTGTCACCGGCGAAGCGGGGACCGTGGTAAGGCTTAAACATGCGGAGCGTTTATATAAGAACGGTCGGGTAGATATGTCGAATATCGATCAGCACTATCGGCCTACCGACGATACAGATCCTTTCCAGACGGATATTTTTATACTCAGCGGGAGGGGAGAAGAGTCGTTTATGCCCCGGTTCAACTACAAAGGTTTTCAGTATGTGGAGGTGACGGCAAGCAAGCCGGTTAAGCTGAAACAATCGGACATTACAGGATATTTTATGCATAGCGACGTACCGGTTACCGGCCACATTAAGTCTTCGAACCCAACGGTCGACAAGATCTGGTTTGCCACAAATAGTTCCTATTTGTCTAACCTGTTCGGTTATCCGACCGACTGTCCGCAACGCGAAAAGAACGGATGGACGGGCGATGCGCATATTGCTGTGGAAACCGGTCTTTTCAATTTTGATGGCATAACGATTTATGAGAAGTGGATGGCTGATCATCGTGATGAGCAGCAGCCGAACGGCGTTTTGCCTTCTATTATTCCTACCGACGGATGGGGCTATGAATGGGGCAACGGGCCTGACTGGACGAGTACGATGGTACTTATTCCCTGGAACATTTATCAGTATTATGGCGACGATCGGATTCTGCGCGCCAACTACAACAATATGAGGCGGTATGTAGACCACATTACAGATATTGCGCCATCGGGTCTGACCACCTGGGGGCTGGGCGACTGGGTTCCGGTGAGTACCAAGCCTCCTGTGGAGTTTACTTCGTCGGTATATTATTTTGTAGACGTGACGATCATGGCCAAAACGGCCCGATTGCTGAACAATACGGCCGACGCGAATCGGTATGCTGCCCTGGCCAATAAGATAAAGGCTGCTTTTAATAAAAAATATCTGAACGAGTCGACCGCCATATACGGTGCCGGCCTCCAAACAGAACTGAGCATGCCGTTGTACTGGGGACTGGTGCCTGAGAACCTGAAAGCTCAGGTTGCGGCGAATCTGGCTAAGAAAGTTTCCGAGAGCAACAATCACATTGATGTGGGTTTGCTGGGCACAAAGGCGATTTTGAATGCGCTAAGTGAAAACGGTTATGCCGATCTGGCTTACACGGTAGCCTCACAGGAAACTTATCCTTCCTGGGGTTGGTGGATCGTGAACGGGGCTACAACCTTGTATGAAAACTGGCGCATTGATGCCAAAAATGATATTTCACTAAACCACATTATGTTTGGTGAGATTGGCGCCTGGCTTTACAAAGCACTTGGCGGCTTGAAACCAGATGAGCAACGCCCGGGATTTAAAAATGTCATGCTGCGGCCGAATTTCGTATCTGGTCTTAATGAGTTTGAGGCGCGGCATACAGGCCCTTATGGCGAGATTGTCTCGTCCTGGAAGCGATCCGGGTCCTCGGTGTTCTATGATGTGGTAGTTCCGGCCAACTCGACGGCGACAGTGCATTTTCCGGCAGATAAGAAGGCTTACCGTAATGGAACAGCAGTAAGCAGCACGCTTAACATCGTTGCCGGTAAGCACCGGTTTGAAATAAAATAA